Proteins encoded together in one Thalassotalea crassostreae window:
- the ruvX gene encoding Holliday junction resolvase RuvX has product MAKSSKDKGMRTILGFDFGTKYIGVAVGQEITGSASPVRSVKAKDGVPNWDNIETIIREWEPDLLVVGLPLNMDGSEQLLTKRARKFGNRMSAKFSIHVDMQDERLTTADAKAELFERGGYRNLQKDNIDCQSAVIILQSYMAE; this is encoded by the coding sequence ATGGCCAAATCGTCAAAAGACAAAGGGATGCGTACTATATTAGGGTTTGATTTTGGCACCAAATACATTGGCGTAGCTGTTGGTCAAGAAATAACCGGAAGTGCGTCCCCGGTGAGGTCAGTAAAAGCAAAAGATGGAGTCCCAAATTGGGATAATATTGAAACCATAATTAGAGAGTGGGAACCCGACTTATTAGTGGTAGGTTTACCGCTTAATATGGATGGTAGTGAGCAGTTGCTAACTAAGCGTGCTCGTAAATTTGGCAATCGAATGTCTGCTAAATTTTCTATTCATGTAGATATGCAAGATGAGCGGTTAACCACCGCCGACGCTAAAGCTGAATTGTTTGAGCGAGGCGGTTATCGAAACCTACAAAAGGATAATATTGATTGCCAATCGGCTGTTATCATCCTGCAAAGTTATATGGCTGAATAG
- a CDS encoding GGDEF domain-containing protein, giving the protein MNNIKSLIIKFKLCSLTLAFGVMFYTVSLTAHAQSSSLSSSELIEYAHKIKSSNLHESQQIISILKSRLTRLSTSQREQLNYLIGYNSALNGDFIKAIYHHNKNTTSRNINYNIVALNNILYLETKLENYRKSSNYIEPIMSLLNNELLEQKVKYDTLSTLAWYYNQLGDYPQALQNLNELDTIDRNSLSSRDLCFTISQKLNTLFALNEISIKSSFVEEAKNYCLKSGEQIIHSQIIIDVATELIELEKFSQANKLLLDHQQQLETTNFSLNNLKFYSALATTFYHLGDLSTATVYVDKAILNKEQHPNNAALLNAYRIAHNIANKFDNTEAKISTLRQQILLEHKITNIWREKSVALNKIKFKLNTLENELREYQQSIVQENKHSKFQQNISQKLENFVVGGRIYQGLLTLCILFLLKMLYNNWRLKRSIEEQLCFDDATKVMQRNHFLECCQKEIARGQIIATNYALVILNIDNLRNVNELQGNDRCDRLIRLIIDLSNEHLPIDVIKGRLGGDEFGFLIPNKDIKRTMNLVENYRYAINVLDTKNISYQFDVSASFGVSDTTTSGYDIKQLFNDSEQALVTAKQQNKNCVIRYQTKLQLV; this is encoded by the coding sequence ATGAATAATATTAAATCACTGATAATAAAATTTAAATTATGCTCTTTGACGCTAGCTTTTGGCGTTATGTTTTATACAGTATCATTAACTGCTCATGCGCAAAGTAGTTCATTATCGTCGAGCGAACTGATTGAATACGCTCATAAGATAAAAAGCAGTAACTTACATGAGTCGCAGCAAATCATTAGCATTCTGAAATCAAGATTGACACGTTTATCGACTTCGCAAAGAGAACAATTGAATTATTTAATTGGTTATAATTCTGCTCTGAACGGAGACTTTATTAAGGCAATATATCACCACAACAAAAACACTACGTCTAGAAACATAAATTACAACATTGTCGCCTTGAACAATATTTTATATCTAGAAACCAAACTGGAAAACTATCGAAAAAGTAGTAATTATATCGAGCCGATAATGTCATTACTTAACAATGAATTACTCGAACAAAAAGTTAAGTATGATACCTTGTCTACCCTTGCCTGGTATTATAATCAGCTAGGCGATTATCCGCAGGCGTTGCAAAATTTAAACGAACTCGACACTATCGATAGAAATTCATTATCTTCCAGAGATTTGTGTTTCACCATATCGCAAAAATTAAATACATTGTTCGCCCTAAACGAAATTAGTATTAAAAGCTCATTTGTCGAAGAAGCAAAAAACTATTGCCTGAAAAGTGGCGAACAGATAATACACAGCCAAATCATTATTGATGTAGCAACAGAGTTAATCGAACTAGAAAAATTTTCACAAGCAAATAAACTGTTATTGGATCATCAACAACAACTAGAGACGACCAACTTTTCTCTAAATAATTTGAAATTTTATAGTGCTCTAGCGACGACTTTTTATCACCTCGGCGATCTCTCCACTGCCACTGTATATGTTGATAAAGCTATACTTAATAAAGAGCAACACCCGAACAATGCTGCGCTATTAAACGCGTATCGTATTGCCCATAACATTGCCAATAAATTTGACAATACTGAAGCAAAGATAAGTACCCTGCGTCAGCAAATATTATTAGAGCATAAAATAACAAATATTTGGCGTGAAAAGTCTGTAGCCCTTAATAAAATCAAATTCAAATTGAACACCCTGGAAAATGAATTAAGAGAATATCAACAATCAATCGTTCAAGAAAATAAGCATTCGAAGTTTCAACAAAACATTTCGCAAAAATTAGAAAACTTTGTTGTCGGCGGCCGTATATACCAAGGATTACTGACGCTATGTATATTATTTTTATTAAAAATGCTCTATAACAATTGGCGCCTAAAACGCTCTATTGAAGAACAATTATGCTTTGACGATGCCACTAAAGTGATGCAACGAAATCATTTCTTAGAATGCTGTCAAAAAGAGATTGCAAGAGGTCAAATAATAGCGACGAACTACGCATTAGTCATATTGAATATTGATAATTTAAGAAATGTCAATGAGCTGCAAGGAAACGACCGCTGTGACCGGTTAATCAGGCTTATTATTGATTTAAGTAATGAACATTTGCCAATCGATGTAATTAAAGGACGTTTAGGTGGCGATGAATTTGGCTTTCTAATCCCCAATAAAGATATTAAAAGAACGATGAATCTTGTCGAAAACTACCGTTATGCAATTAACGTATTAGACACTAAAAATATTAGCTACCAATTTGATGTTTCAGCCAGTTTTGGGGTTAGTGATACTACAACCAGTGGCTATGATATTAAACAGTTGTTCAATGACTCTGAACAAGCACTAGTGACAGCCAAACAGCAGAATAAAAATTGCGTCATTCGATACCAGACAAAGCTTCAATTAGTATAA
- a CDS encoding GGDEF domain-containing protein, translating to MRHQHNLKRVMHLITLLISFAMHCAFAEETVPSTKDIALKTTNSFTKNLPTRIISSNKLDNKLDSKTIDELLAMAFQPISNGVEGENIQLIELERYLEPHKTQFTALQNDKFEYLVGINLFYKNSFERAKKSLIITKQSKDIETRFYANLAIVRLSAIYHDYDSLLVSIDDLLAEFDQVTSIDLKNSALNVIANFYQNIGEDELALTFLSLRNNSQTNAIDLCLYHSQKFQIDINIFPNQVDSQGFKRVIDECSDVNQHLAILYTVGEYSTHLINNSDAQGAIDLLTQYFKQVESLNQTTLDIIFHSNLAKANYQIGHYAKAKYFSDEAINTPINIVTNRWMLSVYDILSKLSYDQGDKTGALSYLKMYHQNMLSQAQLSSRENIARAQIKHANIGQQKQKLQMANLLNEKVNTRIQNYGENHHYQHLIQIDSYIYGSLILIILLLVALIFYVRHLQVISGLKKQLDPITKLNNRTRTMDLFSSIIYKAQKQHSLVSMVIIDIDHFRAINKKYGIKTGDMLLYKTAQMIEELASSGCCIGRIGANEFAVIYNQKTKHKIEQLSDDIRKQSKLIASSLLIKETDFNVSIGFTDSSTSNLTLKSLLTDSSLALRCAKSSKTQKVVNFDKSMQLKSKDIIDKSSLKYVYE from the coding sequence GTGAGACATCAGCATAATTTAAAACGTGTTATGCATTTAATCACATTGCTAATATCATTTGCGATGCACTGCGCTTTTGCCGAAGAAACTGTGCCATCGACTAAAGATATTGCATTAAAAACAACGAATAGTTTTACTAAAAATCTGCCTACGCGAATAATAAGCAGCAATAAACTAGACAATAAACTAGACAGTAAAACAATAGATGAACTTCTAGCAATGGCCTTTCAACCTATCTCCAATGGAGTAGAAGGCGAAAATATTCAACTTATTGAACTTGAACGTTACCTAGAGCCCCATAAAACACAATTTACTGCGCTTCAGAATGATAAATTTGAATATCTAGTTGGTATAAATTTGTTTTATAAAAACTCTTTTGAACGAGCAAAAAAAAGTTTAATCATTACCAAACAATCTAAAGATATCGAAACACGTTTTTATGCGAATTTAGCCATTGTTCGTTTATCCGCTATTTACCATGACTATGATTCACTACTTGTTTCAATTGACGATCTATTAGCGGAGTTTGATCAAGTCACATCTATAGATTTAAAAAACTCAGCACTTAATGTCATTGCCAACTTTTACCAAAACATTGGTGAAGATGAACTCGCGTTAACTTTTCTGTCGCTGCGCAATAATAGCCAGACAAATGCAATTGATCTATGCCTATATCACAGTCAAAAATTTCAAATTGATATTAACATTTTTCCAAATCAGGTAGATAGCCAAGGATTTAAAAGGGTCATCGACGAATGTAGCGATGTCAATCAACATCTCGCCATACTGTATACCGTCGGTGAGTATTCAACACATTTAATCAACAATTCAGATGCACAAGGCGCTATAGACTTATTGACTCAATATTTTAAACAAGTAGAGTCACTTAATCAGACAACATTAGACATTATATTCCATTCAAATTTAGCTAAAGCAAACTATCAAATCGGTCATTATGCAAAGGCAAAATATTTTTCAGACGAAGCAATTAACACCCCTATCAACATAGTCACTAATCGTTGGATGCTCAGTGTTTATGACATTTTGTCTAAATTATCTTATGACCAAGGCGATAAGACAGGTGCCCTATCCTATTTAAAAATGTATCATCAAAATATGCTTTCTCAAGCACAACTTTCGAGTCGAGAAAACATCGCCAGAGCACAAATAAAACATGCAAATATTGGCCAGCAAAAACAAAAACTACAAATGGCTAATTTACTCAATGAAAAAGTAAATACTCGTATACAAAACTATGGCGAAAATCACCATTATCAGCATCTAATACAGATAGATAGTTACATCTATGGCTCACTCATATTAATCATTCTTTTATTGGTTGCGCTGATATTTTATGTCCGTCACTTGCAGGTTATTTCTGGCTTAAAAAAACAGCTCGATCCAATCACAAAACTCAACAATAGAACACGAACCATGGATTTATTTTCATCCATAATCTACAAAGCACAGAAGCAGCACTCACTGGTAAGTATGGTGATTATAGATATTGATCATTTTAGAGCGATAAACAAAAAATACGGTATTAAAACTGGTGATATGCTGCTGTACAAAACAGCACAAATGATAGAAGAACTAGCTTCGTCGGGATGTTGTATTGGTAGAATTGGCGCCAATGAATTCGCTGTTATTTATAATCAAAAGACAAAACACAAAATTGAACAATTAAGTGATGACATTCGCAAGCAAAGCAAATTAATTGCAAGTAGCTTACTTATTAAGGAAACGGATTTTAACGTGAGTATTGGGTTTACTGACTCATCAACTAGCAACCTTACTCTTAAAAGCTTATTGACTGATAGTTCTCTAGCACTGCGCTGTGCTAAATCATCGAAAACTCAAAAGGTTGTTAATTTTGATAAATCGATGCAACTAAAATCAAAAGATATAATTGATAAATCGTCATTAAAGTATGTCTATGAATAA
- a CDS encoding GGDEF domain-containing protein, producing MTSNFLRRLLMTLYWVLKLTLWPTLALKLALRRKVIITLGMLCITAQSSLAAQDNQIFSTRENQQLIDKAITLKSSDLAQSSQIISILKSRTSRLSKVQNQQLNYLIAYQYSMKGQYDNAILYHRKNLNSIDPSIRIKANNNILFIEALLGNYDQSIAYLEPIFQILNNETLNTRDLYETYNTLAYFYLNIDAPAEALTKLNDIELLDLASISNRDLCFTYTQKANALLALEKLSTTDPLIAKGLKHCGLSNESNLYLQLIVAIAEKHILDQQYKQAEVLLLDHIQMVDELSYPLDKLIFYAKLANAQQSLNKLNKAKSSITKALSYKDDSGSPRELLIAYEIAHKIAQQQNDTLETINALRQKLTLVKIHNQNIRLKTVAYNKMQSKISSLEVELQETQQFINQEVKRQQHQQMMTQKFESFIIGGVIYISFLVIFIVILIKVIYDSIRKIQAIEQEIKFDSNTKLLLRPYFLNLCQENIDKLTAEQGSYALLVFNIDDLRRLNETHGDDRCNRLIETILSTSELHFPKGTITGNLNGGEYALFVPYVYTQKVEENLAGYQQEIVEIGKKQINSLYTLTISFGIADNVVENTINIERLVKQAELALGKQKQEKKENRIS from the coding sequence ATGACGAGTAATTTTTTAAGACGATTATTGATGACTTTATATTGGGTTTTAAAATTAACTTTATGGCCAACACTTGCGCTAAAACTAGCGCTACGACGAAAAGTTATAATCACTTTAGGTATGCTTTGTATCACAGCACAAAGTTCATTGGCGGCCCAAGATAATCAAATATTTAGTACTCGTGAAAATCAGCAGTTAATAGATAAAGCGATTACTCTTAAAAGTTCTGATTTAGCACAATCCTCGCAAATTATTAGTATCTTAAAATCGAGAACGAGCCGTTTATCAAAAGTACAGAATCAACAGTTAAACTATCTGATCGCCTATCAATATTCAATGAAGGGGCAATACGATAATGCAATTTTATACCATCGAAAAAACCTCAATTCAATCGACCCTAGCATCCGTATAAAAGCCAACAATAACATATTATTTATTGAGGCATTACTCGGAAATTATGACCAAAGCATTGCGTATCTCGAGCCAATTTTTCAAATATTGAATAATGAAACATTAAATACCCGTGATCTTTACGAAACATATAACACGCTGGCGTACTTCTATTTAAATATTGATGCACCGGCGGAGGCTTTAACTAAGTTAAATGATATTGAACTATTAGATCTTGCCTCTATATCAAATCGAGATCTATGTTTCACTTATACGCAAAAAGCCAACGCGCTATTGGCTCTAGAAAAACTATCAACAACAGATCCTTTAATCGCAAAAGGGTTAAAGCATTGCGGCTTAAGTAACGAAAGCAACCTTTACTTACAACTAATCGTAGCCATTGCAGAAAAGCATATCTTGGACCAACAATATAAACAGGCTGAAGTGCTTTTGTTAGACCATATTCAAATGGTAGACGAGCTAAGTTATCCTTTAGACAAATTAATTTTTTATGCAAAGCTTGCTAATGCGCAGCAGTCTTTAAACAAACTTAACAAAGCTAAATCTTCTATCACTAAAGCGTTAAGTTATAAAGATGATTCGGGTTCACCTCGTGAGCTTTTAATTGCCTATGAAATTGCTCATAAAATTGCTCAGCAGCAAAATGACACATTAGAAACAATAAATGCATTGCGTCAGAAATTAACTTTGGTAAAAATTCATAACCAGAACATTCGACTAAAAACCGTCGCTTATAATAAAATGCAATCAAAAATTTCATCACTTGAGGTTGAATTACAAGAAACGCAACAATTCATAAACCAAGAAGTAAAACGACAACAACACCAACAAATGATGACGCAAAAGTTTGAATCATTCATTATCGGGGGAGTTATTTATATTAGCTTTTTGGTGATATTTATCGTGATTCTAATTAAAGTAATTTATGACAGCATTAGAAAAATCCAAGCCATTGAGCAAGAAATAAAATTTGATAGCAATACCAAACTATTATTACGACCGTACTTCTTAAATTTATGCCAAGAAAACATTGATAAACTAACCGCTGAACAAGGTAGTTACGCTCTGTTGGTTTTCAATATTGACGATTTACGAAGATTAAATGAGACACACGGAGATGACCGCTGTAATCGATTAATCGAAACTATACTTTCCACAAGCGAACTTCACTTTCCAAAAGGTACTATCACAGGCAACTTAAATGGCGGCGAATATGCCCTGTTTGTACCTTATGTTTACACCCAGAAAGTAGAAGAAAACTTGGCAGGTTATCAGCAAGAAATTGTCGAGATTGGCAAAAAGCAAATCAACAGTTTATACACGCTTACGATCAGTTTTGGTATTGCTGACAATGTTGTTGAAAACACAATAAACATCGAACGACTAGTTAAGCAAGCGGAGTTGGCTCTTGGAAAGCAAAAACAAGAAAAAAAAGAAAATCGTATATCCTAA
- a CDS encoding GGDEF domain-containing protein, with the protein MNGFPLLVLTSYKAKNTMFGLLVACLSIINFATQPVFAEMVSTDNSLITSQQIDSLLLKAHKLRSVNAVTYKNLVDNLTELKPQFNQNQLNSYQHLLAIQRAVEGKYQQAIQLLLEAQQSEVTAIRFEATRTLVSVHSLLGEFKNAGLNVSKLIAEIDEIESQSAKNDAYDDIANFYQRIGEDQIALSYLQLTDTTDSSLRSRCNIRGKSLQIKSQLRDYQLSFEDLEQIIKDCDTDEKQTHILYDIILFSEKMLGADQNQQIIDYGEKYLPRVKQVNHPNLSVIYYSVLAEAYLAIRATDKAKTYAEAALALPLSSKFHRSLTNVYRVLSEVEYSEMNYPQSLAYLNEYQIRLEHLFELDQLKEVAREQINHININQQNQKQKLENLLQSNIEQRIRTAKSNLQKQQEVEQGELVYAALFGIIVIAVAVIFYLRHRQMLTHNKQFHDPLTKLKNRSKTMEVLATTIYQAQHQNSVLSLMIIKLHNAGRFHHKYGFAVGDEVLKNIANILAEETKELAEVGQIGANEFALIFYQKNSQQVIHHARSISTKTEDMVRALKIDVTDLKLDIGISDSMLSSLSPKVLMRDSSNALMQAKNTTKATQASNIVIYSKHNETQPQPENEQLKYSYDE; encoded by the coding sequence ATGAATGGATTCCCACTACTTGTTTTAACAAGCTATAAAGCAAAAAATACGATGTTCGGGTTGTTGGTTGCATGTTTATCAATTATAAACTTTGCAACACAACCCGTTTTTGCTGAAATGGTCTCCACAGATAACTCACTTATTACCAGCCAGCAAATCGACAGTTTATTACTAAAAGCCCATAAACTGCGTAGTGTTAACGCTGTCACATATAAAAATTTAGTAGACAATCTTACCGAACTAAAACCGCAGTTTAATCAAAACCAATTAAATAGCTATCAACACTTACTGGCAATTCAAAGAGCGGTAGAGGGCAAGTATCAACAAGCGATTCAATTACTATTAGAAGCTCAACAATCAGAAGTCACCGCCATCCGATTTGAGGCCACAAGAACCCTAGTCAGCGTTCATTCATTGTTAGGTGAATTTAAAAACGCGGGGCTTAATGTTAGTAAATTAATTGCTGAAATAGACGAGATTGAATCACAGTCAGCCAAAAATGACGCCTATGACGATATAGCTAACTTCTATCAACGAATCGGTGAAGATCAAATTGCACTATCGTATTTACAGTTAACAGATACGACAGACTCGTCACTAAGATCGCGCTGTAATATAAGAGGTAAATCACTTCAAATTAAAAGTCAGCTAAGAGATTACCAGCTAAGTTTTGAAGACTTAGAACAGATAATAAAAGACTGTGATACAGATGAGAAACAAACTCATATACTTTACGATATCATTTTGTTTTCTGAAAAAATGCTAGGCGCAGATCAAAATCAGCAAATCATAGATTATGGTGAAAAATACTTACCTAGGGTAAAACAAGTTAATCACCCTAATTTATCTGTTATTTATTATTCGGTGCTTGCCGAAGCCTATTTAGCGATACGTGCAACTGACAAAGCAAAAACATATGCTGAGGCCGCTCTAGCGTTGCCGCTATCAAGTAAGTTTCACAGAAGTTTAACTAATGTATACCGAGTTTTGTCAGAAGTTGAATATAGCGAAATGAATTACCCACAATCACTAGCTTATTTAAATGAATATCAAATTCGGTTAGAACATCTATTTGAACTCGATCAGCTCAAAGAAGTTGCTCGAGAACAAATAAACCATATCAACATCAATCAGCAAAACCAAAAGCAAAAGTTAGAGAATTTGTTGCAATCTAATATAGAGCAAAGAATTCGAACAGCGAAAAGTAATTTACAAAAACAACAGGAGGTTGAACAGGGTGAACTAGTCTATGCTGCTTTGTTTGGCATAATCGTTATTGCTGTTGCCGTTATTTTCTATTTGCGTCATCGTCAAATGTTGACACATAATAAGCAATTTCATGATCCGTTAACAAAGTTAAAAAATCGCAGCAAAACCATGGAAGTACTTGCGACAACCATATATCAAGCTCAGCATCAGAATTCGGTACTCAGTTTAATGATTATAAAACTACATAATGCCGGCAGATTTCATCACAAATATGGTTTTGCAGTTGGTGATGAAGTACTGAAAAACATCGCTAATATATTAGCTGAAGAAACCAAAGAACTTGCAGAAGTTGGTCAAATTGGTGCCAATGAATTTGCTCTAATCTTTTATCAGAAAAATAGCCAACAGGTTATCCACCATGCACGCTCTATTAGCACTAAAACTGAAGACATGGTTAGAGCATTAAAAATTGACGTAACAGATTTAAAATTGGATATTGGCATCAGTGATTCAATGCTAAGTAGCTTATCACCTAAAGTATTAATGCGTGATAGCAGTAATGCTCTAATGCAAGCGAAAAACACAACTAAAGCTACGCAAGCAAGTAATATCGTTATTTATTCGAAGCACAATGAAACTCAGCCACAGCCTGAAAATGAACAGTTGAAGTACTCATATGACGAGTAA
- the serA gene encoding phosphoglycerate dehydrogenase: MAQTSLHKDKIKILLLEGVHQSALEVLKSNGYSNIEYLTGSISDDELKVKIANVHFVGIRSRTQLTEDVLKHANKLAAIGCFCIGTNQVDLDQAQIRGIPVFNAPFSNTRSVAELVLGEILLLLRGIPEKSAKAHRGVWLKSAAGSVEARGKTLGIIGYGHIGMQLGIMAEHIGMTVNFYDIETKLPLGNANQVNSLTELLATSDVVSLHVPETVETQNMIAKAEFDAIKKGAIFINASRGTVVDIDALANALENKTVAGAAIDVFPVEPKTNDDEFISPLRGFDNVILTPHIGGSTKEAQENIGREVAGKIAKYSDNGSTLSAVNFPEVSLPAHTNRSRLLHIHKNLPGILTQINQTFAERQINIAAQYLQTKGDVGFVVIDVEANDSEAALRHLKEIDGTIRARLIH; encoded by the coding sequence ATGGCCCAAACATCGCTTCACAAAGATAAAATAAAAATATTGCTACTTGAAGGTGTGCATCAATCTGCCCTTGAAGTACTTAAATCAAATGGCTATAGCAATATTGAATACCTTACCGGTTCAATTTCGGATGACGAATTGAAAGTAAAAATTGCCAACGTACACTTTGTCGGTATTCGTTCAAGAACTCAATTAACTGAAGATGTATTAAAGCATGCGAATAAATTGGCAGCGATAGGTTGCTTTTGTATTGGTACTAACCAAGTTGATTTAGACCAAGCTCAAATCCGTGGTATTCCAGTATTTAACGCGCCATTTTCAAATACTCGCTCTGTTGCAGAATTAGTATTAGGTGAAATCTTATTGTTATTACGTGGCATTCCTGAGAAAAGTGCGAAAGCTCACCGAGGTGTATGGTTAAAGTCTGCCGCAGGCTCAGTTGAAGCTCGTGGTAAAACATTAGGTATTATCGGTTATGGTCATATAGGTATGCAGCTAGGTATTATGGCTGAACATATTGGCATGACAGTTAATTTCTATGACATTGAAACTAAGCTACCCCTAGGAAATGCCAACCAAGTAAACAGTCTAACTGAATTACTTGCCACTTCTGATGTGGTATCACTGCATGTACCTGAGACTGTAGAAACACAAAACATGATCGCTAAAGCTGAATTTGATGCCATTAAAAAAGGTGCCATATTTATCAATGCATCGCGCGGAACAGTGGTTGATATTGACGCTTTAGCAAACGCTCTTGAAAATAAAACCGTTGCTGGTGCAGCGATCGATGTGTTCCCGGTTGAGCCAAAAACCAACGACGATGAATTCATTTCACCGCTAAGAGGTTTTGATAATGTGATACTGACACCACACATTGGTGGCAGCACAAAAGAAGCACAAGAAAATATTGGCCGTGAAGTTGCAGGAAAAATTGCAAAATACTCTGATAATGGCTCGACATTATCTGCCGTGAACTTCCCTGAAGTGTCATTGCCAGCACATACCAATCGCAGTCGTTTATTGCATATTCATAAAAACTTACCGGGTATTTTGACGCAAATTAACCAAACCTTTGCTGAGCGACAAATAAACATCGCAGCGCAATATCTTCAAACCAAAGGCGATGTTGGTTTTGTGGTGATTGACGTCGAAGCAAATGATAGTGAAGCAGCACTTAGACATTTAAAAGAGATTGATGGTACGATTAGAGCTCGTTTAATTCACTAG
- the folD gene encoding bifunctional methylenetetrahydrofolate dehydrogenase/methenyltetrahydrofolate cyclohydrolase FolD → MTAQLIDGKAIAQQIRNNVKEKVAKRLSEGKRAPGLAVVLVGQDAASQVYVGSKRKACEEVGFVSKSYDMPADTTQQQLFDLIDQLNNDNEIDGILVQLPLPEGLDANLIIEHINPLKDVDGFHPFNVGKLTLRQPGLRPCTPKGIMTLIESTGVKPHGLEAVIVGASNIVGRPMTLELLLAGCTTTTTHRFTKDLESRIRQADLVVVAVGKPAFIPGDWIKPGAIVIDVGINRLDTGKLVGDVEFDVAKERASFITPVPGGVGPMTVASLIENTLIACEDFHDY, encoded by the coding sequence ATGACTGCACAATTAATTGATGGCAAAGCCATCGCCCAACAAATACGAAACAATGTAAAAGAAAAGGTTGCTAAGCGCCTAAGTGAAGGCAAACGCGCACCAGGTTTAGCTGTTGTTTTAGTGGGTCAAGATGCAGCTTCTCAGGTATACGTTGGTAGTAAGCGCAAAGCATGTGAAGAAGTTGGTTTTGTTTCTAAGTCTTATGATATGCCTGCGGATACTACACAACAGCAATTATTCGACCTAATCGACCAGCTAAATAACGATAATGAAATCGATGGTATTTTAGTACAATTACCTTTACCTGAAGGTTTAGATGCTAACTTAATTATCGAACACATTAATCCACTTAAAGATGTTGATGGCTTCCACCCTTTTAATGTTGGTAAATTAACACTGCGCCAACCAGGCCTTCGCCCATGTACACCAAAAGGTATTATGACCTTAATTGAATCTACCGGTGTAAAGCCTCATGGCTTAGAAGCAGTAATTGTTGGCGCTTCAAATATTGTCGGTCGCCCAATGACGTTAGAGCTTTTATTGGCCGGTTGTACGACAACCACCACGCATCGCTTTACTAAAGATTTAGAATCTCGCATTCGCCAAGCTGACCTTGTTGTTGTTGCAGTCGGTAAACCGGCGTTTATACCTGGCGATTGGATTAAGCCTGGTGCAATTGTGATCGATGTTGGTATTAATCGATTAGACACCGGTAAACTAGTGGGTGACGTTGAATTTGATGTAGCAAAAGAAAGAGCATCATTTATTACTCCTGTACCAGGTGGTGTTGGCCCGATGACGGTCGCAAGCTTAATTGAAAATACCTTAATTGCTTGTGAAGACTTCCACGATTATTAA